The following proteins come from a genomic window of Streptomyces sp. GS7:
- a CDS encoding RNA polymerase sigma factor SigF, producing the protein MAAGATIPGQHARPHPVGADDHGGRLDAAEQAERADHMDQSEQQGRQADRHGPPGPDDKPQDQHSPEPQDGHERSGARAMFYELRKLPEGSPERAELRNTLVRMHLPLVEHLARRFRNRGEPLDDLTQVATIGLIKSVDRFDPERGVEFSTYATPTVVGEIKRHFRDKGWAVRVPRRLQELRLSLTTATAELSQRHGRAPTVHELAEHLGISEEEVLEGLESANAYSTLSLDVPDTDDESPAVADTLGAEDEALEGVEYRESLKPLLEDLPPREKKILLLRFFGNMTQSQIAQEVGISQMHVSRLLARTLAQLRDKLLVEE; encoded by the coding sequence ATGGCGGCGGGCGCGACCATCCCCGGGCAGCATGCCCGGCCGCACCCGGTGGGAGCGGACGACCACGGCGGCCGGTTGGACGCGGCGGAGCAGGCAGAGCGGGCGGACCACATGGACCAGAGCGAGCAGCAGGGTCGGCAGGCGGATCGGCACGGGCCGCCGGGCCCCGACGACAAGCCCCAGGATCAGCATTCCCCGGAGCCGCAGGACGGTCACGAGCGCAGCGGCGCCAGGGCGATGTTCTACGAGCTGCGCAAGCTCCCCGAGGGCTCCCCGGAGCGCGCCGAGCTGCGCAACACCCTCGTACGGATGCATCTGCCGCTCGTCGAGCACCTGGCCCGGCGGTTCCGCAACCGCGGCGAGCCGCTCGACGATCTGACCCAGGTCGCCACCATCGGCCTGATCAAGTCGGTGGACCGCTTCGACCCGGAGCGCGGCGTGGAGTTCTCCACGTATGCCACGCCCACGGTCGTCGGGGAGATCAAGCGGCACTTCCGTGACAAGGGCTGGGCGGTCCGCGTCCCGCGTCGCCTCCAGGAGCTGCGGCTGTCGCTGACCACCGCCACCGCGGAGCTCTCCCAGCGGCACGGCCGGGCGCCCACGGTCCATGAGCTGGCCGAGCACCTGGGGATCTCCGAGGAGGAGGTCCTGGAGGGGCTGGAGTCGGCCAACGCGTACAGCACGCTGTCGCTGGACGTCCCGGACACGGACGACGAGTCCCCCGCCGTCGCGGACACCCTCGGCGCGGAGGACGAGGCGCTGGAGGGCGTGGAGTACCGCGAGTCCCTCAAGCCGCTGCTGGAGGATCTCCCGCCGCGCGAGAAGAAGATCCTGCTGCTGCGGTTCTTCGGCAACATGACCCAGTCGCAGATCGCCCAGGAGGTCGGCATCTCCCAGATGCACGTCTCGCGCCTCCTGGCCCGCACCCTGGCCCAGCTGCGCGACAAGCTCCTGGTCGAGGAGTAG